The sequence below is a genomic window from Polyangiaceae bacterium.
ACATCATCGTGTTCCTGAACAAGTGCGACGCGGTGGAAGACGAAGAGATGCTGGACCTGGTGGAGATGGAGGTCCGGGAGCTGCTGTCGAAGTACAAGTTCGACGGGGACAACGCGAAGATCGTGCGTGGAGCCGCACTTCCCGCGCTGAACGGCGAGGAGAAGTGGGAGAACACGATCACGGACCTCTTGAACGCGCTGGACACGGAGATTCCGGAGCCGACGCGCGAGGTGGACAAGCCGTTCTTGATGGCGGTGGAAGACGTGTTCTCGATCAAGGGTCGTGGCACGGTGGCGACGGGGCGCATCGAGCGCGGCGTCGTGCACGTGAACGACGAGGTGGAGATCATCGGCTTCGAGCGTGACAAGAAGACGGTGGTGACGGGCGTGGAGATGTTCCGCAAGCAGCTGGACGAGGGCCAGGCTGGGGACAACGTCGGTTGCCTGCTGCGTGGCGTGGACAAGGACCAGATCGAGCGCGGTCAGGTGATTGCAGCGCCCGGGAGCATCAAGCCACACAAGAAGTTCTTGGGCGAGGTGTACGTGCTCAAGAAGGAAGAGGGAGGGCGTCACACGCCGTTCTTCACGAACTACCGACCGCAGTTCTACATCCGGACGACGGACGTGACCGGCTCGGTGCAGCTTCCCGAAGGCGTGAAGATGGTCATGCCGGGAGACAACATCACCATGGAGATCGAGCTGATCACGACCGTGGCTCTGGAGGAGCAGATGCGCTTCGCCATCCGCGAGGGCGGCCGCACCGTCGGTGCCGGCGTGGTCACCAAGATTCTCGAGTGAGCTAGGTGAGAGATCGGAACGGCGCGGCAAGAGTCCAGGTTGCCTTGAGCTGTGAGCAGTGTGGAGCTCGCAACTACAAGACGACCAAGCCGCGCCGCGACGGGCAGAAACCTCTCGCACTGAAGAAGCACTGCAAACACTGCAACGCCCACACGCTGCACAGGGAAACGAAGTAACGAAAGAACACGCGCCAGTCGCCCACCCGGGCCCTGGCGCAGGCCACAGGGGCGTAGCTCAGTTGGTAGAGCAGCGGATTCCAAATCCGCGGGTCGGGAGTTCGAGTCTCTCCGCCCCTGCCGGGCGCCAGACTCGAAAGGGCGCCGAAAGGCCGCGAGGCAAGTGATGGCAAAGGATCTCGAAGAACAAGACGAGCTCGACACGACGGAAGACGAAGAGTCTGCCGACGTGGTCGACGCCGAGGAAGCGGAGGAATCCGCTGACGAGGCGGAGGAGCGCACGTCCGCCGACGAGATCGAAGCCTCGGGTTCGGACTCCGATTCCGACGAAGAGGCGGAAGATGACGAGCGTGACGGAGAGACGCCGGCCAACGTTGGTGCGGCACTGAAGTACGTCCACGCCGCCTTCTTCAGCTCCGGCATCTTGATCGCGTACCTGTCCAGCAAGCTGCTCGCCATGATTTGGAACGAGCTGGCGGAGTGGCCCACGGCCACCCGCGCCGTGCCTCAGCTCCTCCGCTACGCAGAGGACGATCGAGGCAACATCACGCTGGCCATCGGTGCCGTCATCGGCATCGTGGCGGTGATTCAGACTTACCGTAAAGAGACGATTCGTCGCTGGGCAGACGAAGTGGCGGGGGAGCTCGCCAAGGTCACCTGGCCCACGCGGGACATCGTCACGAACGGAACCATCGTGGTCGTAATCGCGAGCTTCATCGCGACCGCCTACGTCGGGATCCTGGATCGCCTTTGGAGCTTTCTCACCAACCTGGTGTACGGGGCATGACTGAGCCGGAATCGAACGAGACGATCACGGAGTCGAGCGAGGCCGCGGAGAGCACTCCGGCGGCGGCCGATGGCTCTGCCAAGAAGTGGTACGTCGTCACCACCTACTCGGGCTACGAGAACAAGGTGAAGGCGGCTCTGCAGGAACGGATCCGCCAGCACAAGATGGAGGAGAAGTTCGGCGAGGTGCTGATCCCCTCCGAGACCGTCACCGAGCAGACCCGTACCGGCAAAACGCGGGTCAAGACCAAGACCAGTTTCCCGGGCTACCTGTTCGTGGAAATGGAGATGAGCGAGCACGCTTGGCACTTGGTCAAGGACACGCCGAAGGTCACCGGCTTCATCGGCAACCAGCGCCCCCAGGAAGTGAAGCCCCCGCACATCGAGGATCTCCGCAAGGGCATCGTCGAGGGCGCGGTCAAGCCCAAGCCTCGTCATCAGTTTCAAGAGGGCGACGAGGTGCGCGTGGTGGTGGGCGCGTTCGCGAACTTCTCCGGCACCGTCCAAGAGGTCAAGCCGGACAAGCAGAAGCTCAAGGTCATGGTCAGCATCTTCGGGCGCCCGACGCCGGTGGAGCTGGACTTCTCCCACGTAGAGAAACGGTGACGCTTTAGCGGGGTGGGACGTGAATTGGGTGGTCGATACCCGAGCGCCTCCCCGGTCGTGACTCCAAGACGAGAGATTTCAGATGGCAGCCTCAAAGAAGAAGATCGCAGGTTTCATCAAACTGCAGCTCCCCGCGGGCAAGGCGAACCCTTCGCCGCCGGTGGGCCCCGCGCTGGGTCAGCACGGCGTGAACATCATGCAGTTCTGCAAGGACTTCAACGCGCGGAGCCAGAAGCTCGGCGACACCATCATCCCGGTGGTGATCACGGTGTACGCCGACCGCTCGTACTCCTTCATCATGAAGTCCCCGCCCGCGAGCGTGCTGCTCAAGAAGGCGTGCGGACTGCCTACCTCGGGCAAGCCGGGCTCGGGCTCCAAGGAGCCCAACAAGCAGAAGGTCGGCCAGCTCACTTGGGACCAGGTTCGCGAGGTCGCCAAGGAGAAGATGAACGACATGAACACCACTGACCTCGAGGCGGCCGCGCGCACCATCGCAGGCACCGCCCGGAGCATGGGCATTACGGTCAGCTGAGTGGACGAGTTCACTGGAACGGAGGCGCGGGCTTCCGCGTTCCCCGCTCTCCAGGAGTCGTGAGACGAAACAATGGGAAAGATCGCAAAGAAGAGAGTCGACGCGCTCAAGAAAGTTGAGCGCGACAAACGCTACACGGTGGAAGAGGCCGTGGGCGTGGTGAAGGCCGCTTCGTACGTGAAGTTCAACGAAAGCGTGGACATCGCAGTGCGTCTCGGCGTCAACCCCAAGCACGCTGACCAGATGGTCCGCGGCGCGCTGATGCTGCCCAACGGCACCGGCAAGTCCGTTCGCGTCCTGGTGTTCGCCAAGGGCGAGAAGGAGAAGGAGGCCCTGGAAGCGGGTGCCGACTTCGCGGGCTCGGACGAGCTGGTCCAGAAGGTCCAAGACGGATTCATGGACTTCGATCGGGTCATCGCCACGCCGGACATGATGGGCTCGGTGGGCAAGCTGGGCCGTATCCTCGGTCCCCGCGGCCTGATGCCGAATCCGAAGGTCGGTTCCGTCACCATGGACGTGTCCAACGCGGTCAAAGAGGCCAAGGCGGGCAAGGTGGAGTACCGAGTGGACAAGGCCGGCGTGGTGCACTGCCGTATCGGTCAGGTCTCGTTCGCCGAGGACAAGTTGGCTCAGAACGCCCACGCCCTCATCAACGAGCTGGTCCACAAGAAGCCGCCGACGGCCAAGGGCACCTACCTCAAGAGCATCACGCTCTCGAGCACGATGGGCCCGGGCGTTCGCGTCGACACCACCAGCGTCACCGCCTCGCACGAGGAGGAGCACTGATGTTGCGCTCACAGAAGGCCGAGGCCATCGACTTCATCAAGGATCGCTTCGATCGCATGACGTCAGCGGTGTTCATCGATTTCGCGGGCATGACCGTGGAAGAGGTGAGCACTCTCCGGAACAACTTCCGCAGCAAGGGTGTGGAGTACCGGGTCGTCAAGAACACCCTGGTGAAGAAGGCCGTTGGCGAAGCCGCGTGGAGCAAAGATCTCGACGTCGTGCTCAAGGGCATGACCGGCATTGCCTGGAGCTACGAAGAGCCCAGCGCCGCCGCCCGCGTGGTCAAGGAATTCAAGAAATCCAACGAGAAGCTCAAGATCAAGGCGGGGCTGCTCGATGGTCAGGTTCTCGACGGCAAGGCAGTCGAGGATCAACTCGCAATGCTGCCCAGCAAGGACGAAGCGCGCTCGATGCTGCTCGCGACCTTGATGGCTCCGGCACAGCACATGGTGATGCTCCTCAATGCTCCTTTGCGCGAGCTGGTCGGCGTGATGGCCGCCAAGCAGCGCAAGGACGAGGGGAGCTGAAGAGGTTTTTGGTTTTCGCGACATCCGTCGCAAATAAGAGGCTTTTGCCCGGCCAACGAGAGGCATGAGGAGATAGAAATGGCTGACATTACTAAGGAGCAGGTCGTCGACTACCTTTCCAACCTTCCGGTCATTCAGATCGCGGAGCTGGTGAAGGAGCTCGAGGAAAAGTGGGGCGTGAGCGCGGCACCAGTGGCCGTTGCGGGCGCTGCCGCACCCGCCGCGGGCCCCGCCGCGGAGGAGAAGACGGAGTTCGACGTCATCCTCGCCGAGGCTGGCGCCAGCAAGATCAACGTCATCAAGGCAGTGCGCGAGCTCACCGGGTTGGGCCTGAAGGAAGCGAAGGACCTCGTCGAGGGCGCTCCCAAGGCCATCAAGGAAGGCATCTCCAAGGAGGAGGCTGCCGACATCAAGAAGAAGCTCGAGGACGCTGGGGCCAAGGTCGAGGTCAAGTGAGGAGAGCCGGGGCCGGGCAAATGGGGGACGGCAGCCTGCCGTCCCCCGTGTCGCCTCGCTCCACCGAGTTCCGAAACTTGATCGGTATTTCAGTTACAGAGATTCGAGCGCGTGTGACGGCGGAGGCGCCCCACAGATGGTGTGGTGCGTCCCGTTCGTCGTTTGTTTGAGGAGCGATCATGGCGTCCAAGGTCCAGTCGAATTTCCGGCATCGTATGAACCTCGGTCGGGTCGAACCGATCGTCGAAATTCCGAACCTGATCGACATCCAAAAGTCGAGCTACGACAAATTCCTCCAGTCCGAGCTCTCGCCGCGAGAGCGTCGGGAGATCGGCCTAGAGTCGGTCTTCCGTAGCGTCTTCCCGATCAAGGATTTCGATGGGACCAGCGAGCTGGTCTACGTTTCCTACAATCTGGAACGTCCCAAGTATGACGTGGACGAGTGCCGCCAGCGCGGCATGACGTACGCCGCGCCGATCAAGGTGACGACCCAGCTCATGGTGTACGACACCCGAGATGGCGGCGAGCGCATCGTTCGCGACATCAAAGAGCAGGAAGTCTACTTCGGCGAGATCCCGCTGATGACGGAGACGGGTACCTTCATCATCAACGGTACCGAGCGCGTCGTCGTATCCCAGCTCCACCGCTCCCCCGGCGTGTTCTTCGACCACGACAAGGGCAAGACGCACTCCAGCGGCAAGCTCCTCTACTCCGCTCGCGTCATCCCCTACAGCGGCTCCTGGCTCGACTTCGAGTTCGACCACAAAGACATCATCTACGTGCGCATCGACCGCCGACGGAAGATGCACGCCACGGTGCTGCTCCGTGCCCTCGGGTTCAGCACTCAAGACCTGCTGAACTACTTCTACAGCACCGAGACGGTGTACCTGGACAAGGGCGGCAAGTTCGGCAAGAGCATCGAGTACGACCTACTCCCGGGTCAGCGCGCGACGCGCGACATCAAGATCGGCAGCGATACCGTCGTCAAGAAGAACACC
It includes:
- the tuf gene encoding elongation factor Tu, translated to MAKEKFVRTKPHVNVGTIGHIDHGKTTLTAALVKVQAKKGMAKEIKYADIAKGGIVRDETKTVTIAVSHVEYETDGRHYAHVDCPGHADYIKNMITGAAQMDGAILVVSALDSVMPQTREHVLLARQVGLNHIIVFLNKCDAVEDEEMLDLVEMEVRELLSKYKFDGDNAKIVRGAALPALNGEEKWENTITDLLNALDTEIPEPTREVDKPFLMAVEDVFSIKGRGTVATGRIERGVVHVNDEVEIIGFERDKKTVVTGVEMFRKQLDEGQAGDNVGCLLRGVDKDQIERGQVIAAPGSIKPHKKFLGEVYVLKKEEGGRHTPFFTNYRPQFYIRTTDVTGSVQLPEGVKMVMPGDNITMEIELITTVALEEQMRFAIREGGRTVGAGVVTKILE
- the rpmG gene encoding 50S ribosomal protein L33, encoding MRDRNGAARVQVALSCEQCGARNYKTTKPRRDGQKPLALKKHCKHCNAHTLHRETK
- the secE gene encoding preprotein translocase subunit SecE, which encodes MAKDLEEQDELDTTEDEESADVVDAEEAEESADEAEERTSADEIEASGSDSDSDEEAEDDERDGETPANVGAALKYVHAAFFSSGILIAYLSSKLLAMIWNELAEWPTATRAVPQLLRYAEDDRGNITLAIGAVIGIVAVIQTYRKETIRRWADEVAGELAKVTWPTRDIVTNGTIVVVIASFIATAYVGILDRLWSFLTNLVYGA
- the nusG gene encoding transcription termination/antitermination protein NusG — encoded protein: MTEPESNETITESSEAAESTPAAADGSAKKWYVVTTYSGYENKVKAALQERIRQHKMEEKFGEVLIPSETVTEQTRTGKTRVKTKTSFPGYLFVEMEMSEHAWHLVKDTPKVTGFIGNQRPQEVKPPHIEDLRKGIVEGAVKPKPRHQFQEGDEVRVVVGAFANFSGTVQEVKPDKQKLKVMVSIFGRPTPVELDFSHVEKR
- the rplK gene encoding 50S ribosomal protein L11 yields the protein MAASKKKIAGFIKLQLPAGKANPSPPVGPALGQHGVNIMQFCKDFNARSQKLGDTIIPVVITVYADRSYSFIMKSPPASVLLKKACGLPTSGKPGSGSKEPNKQKVGQLTWDQVREVAKEKMNDMNTTDLEAAARTIAGTARSMGITVS
- a CDS encoding 50S ribosomal protein L1 → MGKIAKKRVDALKKVERDKRYTVEEAVGVVKAASYVKFNESVDIAVRLGVNPKHADQMVRGALMLPNGTGKSVRVLVFAKGEKEKEALEAGADFAGSDELVQKVQDGFMDFDRVIATPDMMGSVGKLGRILGPRGLMPNPKVGSVTMDVSNAVKEAKAGKVEYRVDKAGVVHCRIGQVSFAEDKLAQNAHALINELVHKKPPTAKGTYLKSITLSSTMGPGVRVDTTSVTASHEEEH
- a CDS encoding 50S ribosomal protein L10; protein product: MLRSQKAEAIDFIKDRFDRMTSAVFIDFAGMTVEEVSTLRNNFRSKGVEYRVVKNTLVKKAVGEAAWSKDLDVVLKGMTGIAWSYEEPSAAARVVKEFKKSNEKLKIKAGLLDGQVLDGKAVEDQLAMLPSKDEARSMLLATLMAPAQHMVMLLNAPLRELVGVMAAKQRKDEGS
- the rplL gene encoding 50S ribosomal protein L7/L12, yielding MADITKEQVVDYLSNLPVIQIAELVKELEEKWGVSAAPVAVAGAAAPAAGPAAEEKTEFDVILAEAGASKINVIKAVRELTGLGLKEAKDLVEGAPKAIKEGISKEEAADIKKKLEDAGAKVEVK